TTCGATTTCATCGAGAGCCTCGGCAAGCCCGTCATCGCCGCGGTCAACGGCTACGCGCTCGGTGGAGGATGCGAGCTGGCGATGGCCTGCACCTTCCGCATCGCATCGGACAATGCGATGTTCGGACAGCCCGAGGTGAAGCTTGGCATCATTCCCGGATACGGCGGCACCCAGCGCCTGAGCCGGCTGGTCGGCCGCGGTCAGGCTTCGCAGCTTTTGATTACCGGCGAGATGATTCCCGCGGCGGAGGCGCTGCGTATCGGGCTTGTCAACCAGGTGGTGCCGCAGGCGGAAATGCTGCGCACTGCGGAGGGAATCGCAAAGAAGGTTATCGCCAATGCGCCCGTGGCGGTAAGATTCTGTCTCGAAGCGCTTGATCGCGGGATGGAGATGGAAGCGGCCTTGTTTGGTTTATCGTGCACGACGGAAGATATGAAAGAGGGCACGAAAGCATTCCTCGAAAAGCGGGCCCCGGACTTTAAAAGGAAGTAATGTCGAACCGTGTCGCGATCGTTGCCAGCGAATATAATTCACTGATCATGGACCGGCTCATTGCAGGCGCGAAACTGGCGCTGAAGGATGAAGAGGTTACCATCATTCAGGTGCCGGGCTCGTTTGAGCTTCCAGTGACGGCGAAGTGCGCAGCGGAGTCGGACAAGTACGATGCGATCGTTGCGCTGGGCTGCGTGATGCGGGGAGATACGCCGCACTTCGAATACATCAGTTCGGCGGTGAGTCTGGGTTTGCAACAGGTGGCTCTGGAAACCGGAATCCCGGTGGGGTTCGGAGTACTGACGGTAGATACCGTCGAACAGGCGATGGAGCGGTCGGGCGAAGCGGGCAACAAGGGCGCCGAAGCCGCGCGGACCGCGCTCGAGATGATTCATGTTCTGCGTGAGATTTAGGCGCAGCGCAAGCGCGCGCGAAGCGTGAGCGCGGAAGCGCGAAACATCAAGCGATAGCGCCCAGCCGTAAATTAATGACAATGGGACCACGACGCAAAGCCAGAGAGTACGCGCTTCAAATGCTGTTTCAGTGGGACATCACGCACGACGCGATCGACCAGATTGCCGCGACGTTTTTCCAGAACCATCCGGACGAGCCGACGTCAGTGGTGGACTTTGCGCGGGAACTCGTGACCGGCGCCATCGACAACGTCGAACACATCGACCGGATGATCCAGCGCCATGCGGAGCACTGGCGCCTCGATCGCATGGCGACCGTCGATCGCAATCTGTTGCGCCTCGCGACGCAGGAGTTCCTCCACGATAAGGAGACGCCCGCGACTGTCGTCATCAACGAAGCCATCGAAATCGCGCGGCGGTACAGCGCGCAGGAATCGCCGCAGTTCATCAACGGAATTCTGGACAGCATCAAAAAGGAATTGGCCCGGTAGGGCAAGCGCGACAGCGCGCAGCATACAATAGCCGGTAGGGCAAGCGCGACAGCGCGCAGCATAAAATAGCCGCAGGGCAAGCGCACAAAATTATGGATCCACTCGAACAGGTACGCATTCAGAAGCTCAAACAGATTCAGGACCTCGGCTACGATCTTTATCCGACGTTCTATCAATACACGCACACTCTTGCGGCGGCCGCGAAGCAGTTCTCGGAGAAAACCGGCGAGGATCTCGAACACAATCCGGTCAAGGTTCGCGTTGCCGGCCGCATTCTCACGAACCGGCCGTTCGGCAAGGCAGGCTTTATCACCTTATCCGACGGCGAGGGCCAGCTGCAGGTTTACATCAAGAAGGATCAGGTTCCAGAGCGGGATTTCCAGCTCTATAAACTGATCGATATCGGCGACTTCATCGGCGTCGAAGGCATCCTGTTCCGCACTCGTACCGGCGAGCTGACCGTGCTGGGGGCGGAAGTGGTGTTTCTTGCGAAATGTTTCCTTCCGTTGCCGGAGAAGTGGCACGGCCTGAAAGACGTCGAGATCCGCTACCGGCAGCGGTATGTCGATCTGGTCGTCAACCGGGAAGTGCGCGAAGTCTTTGTCAAGCGGAGCTTGATCGTGCGGGAGCTGCGGCGGTTTCTGGACGAACGCGGTTATCTCGAGGTCGAGACGCCGATTCTGCATCCGATCGCCGGCGGCGCGCTCGCCAAACCGTTCCGGACGCATCACAATGCGCTTGATATGCCGCTTTATCTGCGGATCGCGCCGGAACTGTATCTCAAACGTCTAATCGTGGGCGGATTGAATCGCGTCTACGACCTGAACCGGATTTTCCGGAATGAAGGCATTTCCACCCGGCACAATCCCGAATTCACGATGCTCGAGTTTTACCAGGCCTACAGCAACTACACCGAGTTGATGGATCTCACCGAAGAGATGTTCAAGGGCATCGCGGAGAAGGTCTGCGGCTCGCCGGTCATCAAGTACGACGACTACGAGATCGATTTCGGCAAATGGACGCGGCTTTCGATGAAAGAGGCGATCCAGAAATTTTCTCCGGAACCTGTTGACGTCTCGGACCGTATGGCCGTAGAGACACTGCTGAAGAAGCTGCATACCGATTTCGACCCGCGGCTGCCGCTCGGGAGTCTGATGGGGTTGCTGTTCGAGGCGGTCGCGGAAGAGCACCTCGTGCAGCCGACTTTCATATATGACTATCCGCTGGAGCTGTCACCGCTGTCGAAGCAGAAGGCGAGCGACAAGAGCCTGGTCGAGCGCTTCGAGCTGTATATCGGCGGGATGGAAATCGCCAATGGATACTCGGAGTTGAACGACCCGATCGATCAGCGCGAGCGTTTCCTGGCGCAATTGCAGGCGCGGGAACGCGGCGATGAGGAAGCGCATGAAATGGATGAGGATTACATCCGCGCGCTCAGTTACGGCATGCCGCCGACGGCGGGCGAAGGTATTGGAGTGGACCGGTTGGCGATGCTGTTGACCAATTCGACGTCGATCCGCGACGTGATACTGTTCCCTCATTTGAGGGCAGAATGAGGCCGCAGATGACGCGGAAGACGCAGATGGGCGCATAAAAACCCTCAATGCGCCCATCCGCGTCATCTGCGGCCTACCTTTATGAAGTTTGAACTCCTAGTCGCGATTCGCTACCTCAGAGCCAAGCGCAAGCAGGCGGTGATCTCGCTGATCACGGTGATTTCGATTGTCGGGGTGGCTGCCGGAGTTGCGGCGCTGATCATCGCGCTGGCGATCAATGCGGGTTTCCGCGCCGATCTTCAGAAAAAACTGCTGGGCGCTCAGCCGCATGTGTCTCTGGAATCCAAGGATCGGTCGCACGCCATTCCCGACTACATGCCGATTCTGGAGCAGGTTGAGCAGGTGCCTGGCGTGGTGGCGGCGGCGCCGGCGATCTATCAGACGGTATTGTTGTCGGGCACGGCGTCGAGCAGCGGCGTGATGATGAAGGGCGTGATTCCGGAACGCGAGAGCAAAATGTCGGCGTTGTCCTCGAATATGGTCGAGGGCAGTCTGAACGATTTTCATGGCGATTCGGTGATTATCGGGAAGGAGCTGGCGAAGAAACTCGGGACCTTCAAGGGCGATCATCTGCAGATCATCACGGCGGAGACGCATGTCACGCCGCTTGGCGACATTCCGCGTTCGAGACTGGTTCAGGTGGTCGGATTGTTTTCGTCGGGCCTGTATGACTATGACAGTTCATGGGTCTACGTGCCGCTCGATACCGCGCAGCGGTTGCTGGGTCTGCGGGACGTGGTGCAGGTGATCGATGTGAAGGTGAACGACATCTATCAGGCGAAGGCGATCGGCCGGCGGATTGTGGATAAGGTGGATCATGGCCTGGATTTCACGGACTGGCAGACGTTGAATCAGTCGATTTTTCAGGCGCTGCAGCTCGAGCGGCTGGTGATGTTCATCACGATCGGGTTGATCGTGCTGGTGGCGGCGCTGAACATTGTGGCGACGCTGATCATGATGGTGCTGGAGAAGACGCGGGACATCGCGATCCTGCTGTCGATGGGCGCGACCCATCAGAATATCCGGCGGATTTTTATTCTGCAGGGCGTGATCATCGGAATTATCGGGACGTTTTTTGGAGTGGTGATCGGGCAGGTGGTCTGCCGGCTCGCCGACAAGTATCATTTGATCAGCCTCGCGCCGGATATCTACACGATTGCCTACGTGCCGTTCAAGGCGGCGCCGCTGGATTCGGCAATTGTTGCCGTGGTAGCGATTTTGATCAGTTTCCTGGCCACGCTATATCCTTCGGCGGCGGCGTCGAAGCTGCAGCCTGTGGAAGCATTGCGGTATGAGTGAAAGGAGCGCGCGCTTCGCGTGCGGGCATTTCAATAAGGTGGCGCGCTGCCGTGCGCATTCTGAGACGTCCCCATTCCCCTCCGTTTTCAAGGAGGGGTGCCCGAGCGATCAAACGGTTAGAACGCGAGGGCGGGGTGGTTATCAACGAACCGCGCAGCGCACCTTATTTCGTTTGCAGGCGGGGAGTTTGATGGAATTTCCTAACCGCCCCGTCTGCGCCGCTCAGGAACGGGCCCATTTTTTGATGGCGCAGCCACCCCGCCTTGGAAAGGCGGGGAATGTGCCGTTCCCCAACTCCTTCCCACCGGAGTCCCATTGATTGAAGCCCGCCATCTTAGCAAGATCTACAAAACCCCGGGCTCCGAGGTGGTGGTTTTCGACCGCCTGGACCTTGCCGTCGAGCGCGGGAAACTGGTCTCGATAATTGGCCCTTCGGGTGCTGGCAAGAGCACTTTGCTCCACCTTTTCGGTGGTTTGGACACGCCGACCCGGGGAGAAGTGCTCTTTAAAAATCAGAATATTTTCGGATGGACGGCACAGGAATTGGCTCGATTTCGCAACCGCCATGTGGGATTTGTCTTTCAATTCCATCATCTTCTGCCGGAATTCACGACCTTCGAGAACACCATGATGCCGAAACTCATCCGGGGCGACAACCGGGCCGAGACGGAGGCCGCCGCGCGCCAGATTCTTGACCGTGTCGGGTTATCGCACCGGCTCGACCATAAAGTTGGCGAGATTTCAGGCGGTGAACAGCAGCGGGTGGCCATCGCCCGGGCATTAATCGGCAATCCGGAGCTTTTATTAGCAGACGAACCGACAGGAAACCTGGACCATCGGACCGGCGAGCATATATTCGAGGTTTTCAGGGAGTTGCACCGGGAAAGGGAGCTGACTTCGATCATCGTGACTCACAATGATCGCATTGCCGTCAAATGTGACGAGGTTTGGGAATTGGACAGTGGCGTTTTCAAGAAAGTGGAATGAGCGTGGAATGAATAGACCTGATATTCCCATTGTTCCACCTAGGCGCTTCGTTTACAATCAGATGAGCCAGTAACAGGCATTTGAGAGAATCAAAAAATTATGTTCGAAAGATACACTGAAAGAGCCAGGAGGGTTATCTTCTTCGCCAGGTACGAGGCTAGTCAGTTTGGCAGTACCACGATTGAAACCGAGCATCTGCTGCTGGGGTTGATCCGCGAAGATAAAAACCTAACCAATCGTTTCCTACGGAATCATTCCTCGATCGAAAGTATTAGAAAAGAGATTGAGGGCCGAACCACGATTCGCGAAAAGGTTTCGACCTCCATTGATCTACCTCTTTCGAACGAGTGCAAGCGAATCCTGGCGTATGCCGCCGAAGAGGCGGAGCGCCTGAATCATCGTCATATCGGCACCGAGCACCTGCTGCTCGGAATCCTTCGTGAAGAAAAGTGCGTGGCGGCGGAAATCCTGCATGAGCGCGGGCTTCGGCTCAATGCCATCCGTGAGGAACTGGCGCGCTCGGTGGTCGACCGCCAGACGCTCGTCAAGCCGAAGGAAACCCCGCTTCTCAGCGAATTCAGCCGCGACCTGACACAAGCCGCGATGGACGGGATTCTGGACCCGCTGGTCGGCCGTGACCAGGAGATTGACCGCGTGATTCAGATCCTGTGCCGCAGGACGAAGAACAATCCGGTCCTCATCGGCGATCCGGGCGTCGGAAAGACGGCGATCGTCGAAGGTCTGGCGCAGCGGATTGTGGATGGCGAGGTTCCGTCGTTTCTGGCGGACAAGCGCATCCTGGTGCTCGATCTCTCGCTGATCGTCGCCGGCACCAAGTACCGCGGCCAGTTTGAAGAGCGCCTGAAGACGATCATGAAAGAGCTCGTCGACAACCCGAACACCGTGGTGTTCATCGACGAACTGCACACGCTGGTCGGCGCGGGTTCGGCGGAAGGCTCGCTCGATGCGGCAAACATCCTGAAGCCGGCGCTGTCGCGCGGCGAGATCCAGTGCATCGGCGCCACGACGCCGGCGGAATACCGCAAGTCGATCGAAAAGGACCGCTCTCTCGAACGCCGCTTCCAGGCTGTGAAAGTCGGAGCGCCGAGCGAGAACGAAGCCGTGCGGATCCTGCAGGGCGTGAAGCCGCGCTACGAAAAATTCCACATGGTGAATTACGTGGACGAGTCGATCGAAGCCGCCGTGTATCTCTCGAACCGCTATATTCCGGATCGTTTCCTGCCGGACAAGGCCATCGATCTTCTCGATGAAGCGGGCGCCCGCGTGAAGCTGCGCCAGGCCACGCTGCCGTCGGAGATGACGGACATCCAGCGCCGCATCAAGTTCATCGTGGCTCGCATGGAGAGCGCGATTTCCAGC
The sequence above is a segment of the Terriglobia bacterium genome. Coding sequences within it:
- a CDS encoding enoyl-CoA hydratase-related protein codes for the protein MFNNLLYTTDASIATITVNRPAVRNALNSDTMSELHAAFSQAKSDASVRVIILTGAGDKAFVAGADINELAKLSPVEGRDYSLAGQAIFDFIESLGKPVIAAVNGYALGGGCELAMACTFRIASDNAMFGQPEVKLGIIPGYGGTQRLSRLVGRGQASQLLITGEMIPAAEALRIGLVNQVVPQAEMLRTAEGIAKKVIANAPVAVRFCLEALDRGMEMEAALFGLSCTTEDMKEGTKAFLEKRAPDFKRK
- the ribH gene encoding 6,7-dimethyl-8-ribityllumazine synthase translates to MSNRVAIVASEYNSLIMDRLIAGAKLALKDEEVTIIQVPGSFELPVTAKCAAESDKYDAIVALGCVMRGDTPHFEYISSAVSLGLQQVALETGIPVGFGVLTVDTVEQAMERSGEAGNKGAEAARTALEMIHVLREI
- the nusB gene encoding transcription antitermination factor NusB; its protein translation is MGPRRKAREYALQMLFQWDITHDAIDQIAATFFQNHPDEPTSVVDFARELVTGAIDNVEHIDRMIQRHAEHWRLDRMATVDRNLLRLATQEFLHDKETPATVVINEAIEIARRYSAQESPQFINGILDSIKKELAR
- the lysS gene encoding lysine--tRNA ligase yields the protein MDPLEQVRIQKLKQIQDLGYDLYPTFYQYTHTLAAAAKQFSEKTGEDLEHNPVKVRVAGRILTNRPFGKAGFITLSDGEGQLQVYIKKDQVPERDFQLYKLIDIGDFIGVEGILFRTRTGELTVLGAEVVFLAKCFLPLPEKWHGLKDVEIRYRQRYVDLVVNREVREVFVKRSLIVRELRRFLDERGYLEVETPILHPIAGGALAKPFRTHHNALDMPLYLRIAPELYLKRLIVGGLNRVYDLNRIFRNEGISTRHNPEFTMLEFYQAYSNYTELMDLTEEMFKGIAEKVCGSPVIKYDDYEIDFGKWTRLSMKEAIQKFSPEPVDVSDRMAVETLLKKLHTDFDPRLPLGSLMGLLFEAVAEEHLVQPTFIYDYPLELSPLSKQKASDKSLVERFELYIGGMEIANGYSELNDPIDQRERFLAQLQARERGDEEAHEMDEDYIRALSYGMPPTAGEGIGVDRLAMLLTNSTSIRDVILFPHLRAE
- a CDS encoding lipoprotein-releasing ABC transporter permease subunit, producing MKFELLVAIRYLRAKRKQAVISLITVISIVGVAAGVAALIIALAINAGFRADLQKKLLGAQPHVSLESKDRSHAIPDYMPILEQVEQVPGVVAAAPAIYQTVLLSGTASSSGVMMKGVIPERESKMSALSSNMVEGSLNDFHGDSVIIGKELAKKLGTFKGDHLQIITAETHVTPLGDIPRSRLVQVVGLFSSGLYDYDSSWVYVPLDTAQRLLGLRDVVQVIDVKVNDIYQAKAIGRRIVDKVDHGLDFTDWQTLNQSIFQALQLERLVMFITIGLIVLVAALNIVATLIMMVLEKTRDIAILLSMGATHQNIRRIFILQGVIIGIIGTFFGVVIGQVVCRLADKYHLISLAPDIYTIAYVPFKAAPLDSAIVAVVAILISFLATLYPSAAASKLQPVEALRYE
- a CDS encoding ABC transporter ATP-binding protein yields the protein MIEARHLSKIYKTPGSEVVVFDRLDLAVERGKLVSIIGPSGAGKSTLLHLFGGLDTPTRGEVLFKNQNIFGWTAQELARFRNRHVGFVFQFHHLLPEFTTFENTMMPKLIRGDNRAETEAAARQILDRVGLSHRLDHKVGEISGGEQQRVAIARALIGNPELLLADEPTGNLDHRTGEHIFEVFRELHRERELTSIIVTHNDRIAVKCDEVWELDSGVFKKVE
- a CDS encoding ATP-dependent Clp protease ATP-binding subunit — protein: MFERYTERARRVIFFARYEASQFGSTTIETEHLLLGLIREDKNLTNRFLRNHSSIESIRKEIEGRTTIREKVSTSIDLPLSNECKRILAYAAEEAERLNHRHIGTEHLLLGILREEKCVAAEILHERGLRLNAIREELARSVVDRQTLVKPKETPLLSEFSRDLTQAAMDGILDPLVGRDQEIDRVIQILCRRTKNNPVLIGDPGVGKTAIVEGLAQRIVDGEVPSFLADKRILVLDLSLIVAGTKYRGQFEERLKTIMKELVDNPNTVVFIDELHTLVGAGSAEGSLDAANILKPALSRGEIQCIGATTPAEYRKSIEKDRSLERRFQAVKVGAPSENEAVRILQGVKPRYEKFHMVNYVDESIEAAVYLSNRYIPDRFLPDKAIDLLDEAGARVKLRQATLPSEMTDIQRRIKFIVARMESAISSKDFEKAEHYKNQEQLERENLRNVREKFNISETTSMGVVTKADIEDVVSRWTGVPVNSIKEEEMQRLSRIEEELHRRIVSQDQAINALARAIRRSRAGLKSPNRPAGSFLFLGPTGVGKTEMARSLAQFLFGSEKSLIRFDMSEFMEKHSVSKLIGSPPGYVGYEEGGQLTERVKRNPYSVILLDEIEKAHPDVYNILLQVFEDGHLTDGLGNTIDFKNTIIIMTSNIGARFLSKHTSLGFQGPSEEATAQKMEDAVMQEVKRLFNPEFINRLDEIIIFNSLTNTDLSRIVDMMIGQLNENLTHKRL